From the genome of Plectropomus leopardus isolate mb chromosome 4, YSFRI_Pleo_2.0, whole genome shotgun sequence:
TCCTTGAGTATAGTGaaaccttttaattttttaagtattgCGTATGCTCCAAATAAGCCACCATGAATGACggcttttcagctttatttgtaaTTGGCTTTTATGGACGTTTATTGTGCTGCTCTCAAATCAGCTGcaaggcagttttatttattagattttacTCTTCATAACCCTGTTTGAGTGAATGCATGTTATAACCTCAGTAACAGTGGAATGCAGTCAAAACAAACTCAACAGACTGAGCATGACGGAGGAAAATGGGAATTCATTCACTGCAGCAGTTAGAGCAAGAAATTGAAATGAAGaggtataatttatttttttaatccgaGCAAACATAAGTACATTATGCTGCAATATGTTGATTTGCATTTATCTGGGACATGAACATATAACTGGGGTGATTATGAGTATTTTATCAAATTGTGATATCTCCCGCTGTTTTTCTGTATTACATCACTTTACCCCCTGTAGCTACATGTCAAACTCATTAGTTCTGCTCTGTGTGAGAGCTGCGTGGAGGTGCTGCACGCcacattttatcaacatttcagatctgttttttttttttctcagaggaaaatgaGAGCTTCTTAGAGGAGGATGATGGCTCAGGTAACTCCTGCACCATCGGCTCAGAAATATACCTGGATGTCAGTTATCTTCATTACCTCTACGACGCCCGTCAAAGCATCAGCAGCTGCCTACGAGCCTGCCAGGTTTGGTCAGCCCCATACGATGGCGAGGACCCCCCTCCTGAGAAATACCAGCCCGGCGTCCTCGAGGAACCTCTACTGAAGATTCGACAAACCCAGATAGCTTTCAAAAGAGTGCCACAGCTGGCAGCGCCTCGCCCTCGAACCAGCACGCCACCGAACACGGAGCCACCCTCCGTCACTCAGCTGGAGCTGGAGTGGGATGATAGTTACGATGCGTGCCCGGTGCAGACCGCTGAGGCTCCTGCGGAGAGTAAACCTCCGCAGGAGCCTCCTGCTGAGCCCCCAAAGCACATCCAGGAGATGAGGAAAACGGCCATCATGTTGGTAAAAGGCTCATATATTGAGGAAAGTGAGTTCCAGGACGACGTCATGGTGTACGATCTTGTTGCCAAGAAAGACGCCAAAGATGTCGAACGCGTAAAGCTCAAATCCAAAAGGTCTGAATCAGAGGAAAACCAACTAGGCTCAGCAGAAGTTCCCCTAAAAAACGGACTCAGTGTGACACTTCCAACCTCTGTGATGGCTGATAAAAACAGCGTGGACTCAAAGGTCATAGGTCAGACAGATTGCAATACCCAACTCCAAATCACCACAGCTGCAGCGGCGGGTGATGACTTATTGGCTCAGTATGAGGAGCTCATTCGTGCGTTGGACACTCAAGCAGGTGGAAAACAGGTCAAACCTGATGGAGAGCTGAAGAAGCCAGTCACAcctgcagaggaagaggaggaggagatggattTCACCTCCTTCTCTGCTGAGACACCAGAGCCAGAGAAAATGCAATCACCATTTGGGGTCAAGTTTAGCAGCGGGAGTGCAGGAAGAAGCCAGTCAGTGCCTTTTACTGGTGAGTGAAGGAAAAATCTTTGCTCTGCAGCAGCGTCAACGTTCAGTAAAACTTTTTTCAGACAGTTAAAAGTTTACGATTTTACTTCCTGCAGGTCCATTTGTCAGTGTGCTGTTGTCTCGTCTGGAGAACATGCTATCTAATTCGCTTCATGTCAACTTGTTGTTGACGGGCATCCTGGCCCAGTTGGCGGCCTACCCTCAGCCTCTGCTGCGCTCCTTCCTGATCAACACCAACTTGGTCTTTCAGCCGACTGTTCGCTCTCTTTACCAGGTAACACAAATACGTCGTGTGTCTGCATGTGGAGGCAGGAGAGAGCCTTTTATTTCCTCTCCTTACCCTGAGCCTTATCACGCAGACAAGaagcaaaatacaacaaaagattCAGGTTTTGTTGCATCACTGAGAGGCACTGAAAGATGCATCTTTCCTTTCAGGAGTGAgattgaaaatacaaatataaagaaTTGTTCGAGCACAGTTCTGTAGCTGCTCTTGAGTTAGATGGAGtatttctctctgctctctgtttccTTAACTGAACAAGAGATCCTTGATTAATACAACCAGGCTGCACATTTCAAGGTTGTTCTCAatgatttggttttaattacTTCACTGTAAATATAGCAGATGGGAGAGTACAGTAATCCTcagtttcttttctgtttccCTTTAGGTACTGGCCACTGTGAAGAACCAGATAGAAGAGCTGGCTGCCACCAGAAAAGACTTTCCACAGCTGATCACTGCCGCCCAACACTGGCTGCTGGCCCGGGAGACGTTGTTCACAGCAGCAGGTGACAATACACCCACAACtagcatttttgtttgtatgccAGCCATGGAAAGAATGAGTATTTGTACATAGATAATAAACAATATGActtatgcataaaaaaatcaagtgtttAAAACATTCTTATTCCATtgtaatttaaaattcaaatgggTTTTACTCCAGTACAAACAGTGCTGACATTTAACAGAATAGTTCgacattttggggaaatatgcttatttgcttaTTCTTGCTGAGAGTAAGATGAAAACACTGATACCATTTATgctgtaaatatgaagctactaCTCACAGTCAGTGAGCTGAgcttatcacaaaaaaagaaacggTGTCATTTTTATGTAGATCTTTTTACAGAGAAAATCAACAACATATAGTGTTCAATGACTTTTGCTTGTTAAAAAGTGCATATTCTGGGCACAAAGTAAGGTGCCAGCAACAAAGGGGTTGTATTTAGTCCTTTGATAAATCATAGGTGTGTTTTGGGTGTAACATGAATTCAGCCAATCAGATCATCATCTCCCATCCCCTTTGAAAGCCAGGTGTGCTCGCACCTGACACACCACTTTATACATGGCAGATTCAGCAAATTGGAGAAGCGAGTGGTTTTCTGCTTAGAGGAATGTAGTCAGAGCAGTTttgtcactgcagcaaatattgtgggacatttaagcagaaaaattaaaaagtgtagTTAAAAACCTAAAAGCGTAAACAGAACTAAACTTCGAGCTTCTGAAAGTATCAGTGAAGTTACGCTTCTTCTTGTGTGTAGAAGTGTGCAGCGTCTGTATCTTGGGAATCTAAAAGCAGCTCTGCTGtgctctctgctatgttcacattttagaaaatttaattactgtaataGTTTCCTCATTAATAATGCACCTTTCCCCCCCCGCAACCCATCAGCATGTCCCATGTGTGTAACAAGtagggtgtatgtgtgtgtcgtGAACCCACATATGTAGGTGCATCTTATTATCTGAATAATGCACACtctaaattttacaaaaatactgtGCCATTAACTTTAGACCAGGTTTTTGTTGGTCAATGTTGCAATGGCTTTCTGCTGTCTCAAAATAGCAAGACAGCTGACCATACCTCGTTTTAAGACCTATACGCTCATGGGTGCACAGATGGCACATTTGCTGCTAACACAGCATGAGTGCTCGCTATGAGAATGACAACTGCCTCTGTCTGAATGTAGCAGTGTCTGCTGAGCTGCACTGTGTGTCGCTGGATGTAAGATAAGGGCAATAGTGTGTTAATTAGTGAACTTTAGAGGTGATGGTAtacagttgggtttttttgacatttagacagagccaggcttgcggtttctctctgtttccagtctgtatgctaagctaagcaAACCGAATACTGGTGGTGGCttcatatttcccaaaatgtcaaacttgcGTTAAGTTGTCTTTTGCTTTTGCAAATCAGTAATTATCCTCAGAAAAGTAACCATCCTCAGAAAAGAACATTATGACTGTTACTTTTTAGATTATCGTCACAGATAATGTGTTCGTGGTCAGCTCAATAGTATTCAGAATTCAGTAGTTGGTTCAGGATGAGATTTATtcagattgtatttttttttttttttttaactttttttgaaaaacattttggcagcaACCCAATTATTAGAATATAAACTCTGCACTGTTGTTGTTGAGTTCTTCAATCTCACTAATGTGCTGCCAAAAATGGGTCAAGTTCAAAACAACATCTGCATTCATTATCGGTTGTGTTTCGGCTCCTGTTGGGAACAGAATAAATTCTACTTGATTTTGTTAAGTTGCGTGTCTTTGCATTTGAGAAACAGTCTTAGCTAAACCCCAGAGTGTTAGGCCTGTTTTTGAACTAGGTTCCCCATGGTTTCAGAGTTGTAcaagctacaaaaaaaaccccaaaaagatAAGAGCCAGAGTTTTCTATGATGGGAAATTTAAAGGGAATTTTTCAGTTCAACAGTGATACCCTCCTTTCTTGTATGtgttcaatgtttttttttgttgattttttcccAGAAAAGCAGCATTAAAGCTCCTGCTCTCTGGCTGAAATTATTCATGAATGGAGAAATCATTAACAGGAATATATTATGTATTGTacaaaacagcttaaattcCAACTCATGCATGGTGTAGAGTATATCCATGCGTGTGcgtgatttgttttcattttgttcccGTAACTTATTTAATCCTTGTGTTCTTAGACAAAAGCAGCGGCAGAAGCTCAACCCACGGCGAGGCGGTAAGTTTGTTGAAAAACTCACCACCCCCCAAACCCAAAGCCATCTCTCTGGATCGGACAGAGGTCTTCGCTACCGTCCTCTTCACGGAGTTCCTCAAAGAACTGGCCGCCATTGCACAAGAGCACTCCATCTTATCATACATTCCTATGGAAGAGTGATCGAGTCAAGTTTAACTCTCAAAGACTTTAAAAGACTCTCTTTTAATGatggttttctatttttttgtccttttcagGCACTACTTGATGAAGAAACCTGTCAGATTTAGTGATTTAtacaactatttttaaaaaatcatagcGTATTTATTTTCCCAAGCAAAGATAATcaatttcttgttgtttttttttttaaatttcatcttTCTCGTTCTGTCAAGTTTTGTTTGGCAGCCTAGAAGGCAGCCCAAACTTTGACCTGCTTGCTGAAACCTGCACCAGCCGCTAATGCTCGTTAGAGCGAGCTCCAGGTCCACTAACCAAAGACTACAGAGAGatgattttgacaaaaacagcaatcatCGGCCCTTATCTGAACTCCAGGGCTCTGCCCTTTTTCTGAATGTCTTCTACAAACCAGCTTCAGTCACAGAGATGTTCGCTGCTCAGTGCAGATCTGTTAAATACTCAGGTGGCCTTTCAGGAGAGTTGCTATCTCTTTGCCATATGATTATACACCATATCTCAGCACCACGTGGAGCCTCTGTCGCTTTCAGAGGGCAGGCCTTTGAATTAgcagcataaaaatgtaattgcaaAATTAACAGCCGGCCTGCACGGCAGGTATCATCACGCATCCATGCAACTGTTACGTGacaacatttttctgtcaacaGGTGGGtcacttctgtttttaaagttcgGTGTTTCCACATACTCTGTGTGTATTAGGTGAccatttgttttgctgtttttctattaATTCATGATGGTACCTCaggactcttttttttctcagtgtatGTTTTGCTCTCTCAGCTCTTAAACAAACTTTCGGTGAAGCAATTCTCTTACAGTGCACTAGTTTATCACATTAACGGGCTCAGCATGTTCATCAAAGCAGAACCCCCGAAACCAGAGCTAtaaaacatgctatatttaaCTTGCCTTTCTTTAGTGATGCTTTGTGATGTACATATTTAAAGAGAGATGTTGTAATGACACAGAACACTATGCAAGTCAAGGATATTTTGGGTATAGTTAAGTTTTGGATATTTTCAGAATGGGGAGGGGTATTTAAGCTTTTATGAGAGTTTCTATTGCCATATTTTTGTTCACGAGGTTTTAGTAGAGGCTAGTCGTTATGATTTGTCATCCTCTGTTTAGAGACTGTGTAGGGTGTTGTTTTAGCTGCGATATATCTGAAATATCACCGTTGGGagagttgttgttttgcatcttacCGATGGTTACCAAGGGGCAAACTCTTGTAAATCGCCATTATTTTAGTCCAGACTATTTCACATGGTGGTTAAATTGCAATAATACAAGAGATTTACTTTGTTACAAAGCATGCCTCTGCTGTCGAAATGAATTTACCAGGacagaaatgtttaataattAGTGCCTAAATTATGATTTTCGGTTCACATTATTGCCTGATTGCAAATGGATTTACACACGagtgataaaaaaagataaaaacataattagtgattttttttaatgtattttttttacatgaagcTGTCCATTGTCACAGTGTTATGGAAAGGTCATAGGGACTGAGGACGTGCAACACATATTGTTCTGTCCCATTATTTCTGGTGCgttctgtttttatattaacTCCACAGAAAACACTAACACTGctctcaaaataattatttgtttctcaagcaaattaatttattctagatgtaaaaaaaaatcaattatcatccattcaaaatgtgttaatataATTTGGACATTTATAATTTGTAGCTTACATTTTTACTAGATTTTGAATTTATatagacaaaaaatgtcagaaatgatGAGAACTTGATCTAAggaaaagtaaatgtacttttatgaaaacacagttttaggACATCTGGTAGTCTTGTAAACAGCACTCATCATCTCATAAGTCCAGAAAATAAGACTAAGAATTGTGTTTAAATCTGGATTTGAATCTATTTTTTGTTCCTATTTAAATCCATTCACTTTCTACTTGATGCTACATAGGCAGTAGATGATACAGTGGGATCTTTGTgtactcattttgacaaaaacttcTTGGAAATGTATATTTGTTTCAATCAAagccatttttaagagtttGTTGAATAAGTATTTCTCTCTGGTAAAAGAATGTCGCTGAGCACTTTATCAGCCTTTTCATACTGCAGTGTCACTCTGTTCTGCTGACACCTCGACCAGCACAGACTCATTCAGTCTGTAACACACATGAAACAGTGTAACTATCACTGTTTCAGCTGCATTGTGGCATGAAGACGGGTATTATAAGTAAGCTTATAGTCCGGTTTCTGTCTCAGTGGGTTGTTGTTCCAAAGATTCATCTGTTCTGACACCATTTGGCCTCAAAGTTTTCTGTCCAAGATGTGATCAGGTTGCTGATTGTTGCTGATGTCTGAGACACAAAGGCATGCCTCTTTTAATTAAGTCAACCTCTGGTAAATAAACCTGGATGCCTGGAATGTGTTGACTTTTTCCCCTCCACTCTTCCAAAATAAGAAAGGTTTTCAAAACATAACCCAGCTGCTTTACCCAGCAGGTTTCACCTGACACGATCAATATATTCTTTCCTTTCTGCCAGAGGTGGTTTGTGGCTGTTTGTTTTATAGACGTTGACGTCATCATTTAATACACAATTTCGTTCCGGACAGCCTGTCCCCCAGAGAGACTTTGTTTAAAACTGGCTCTTGTTCTTGTAAAcaaaagagtttttttaaatgtattttttaacaaaacattattttaaatttgagtAGCTACTTTGTCAGGAgatagggaaaaaaatgtgcatccATATAGaggagtcaaaaaaaaaatattaaaaaaacaaagctcatAGCCAAATTCCAAATTAGAATTACTACAGCACCTCATCACCGTGGTAAtctaaaagtatttattttagattaccaaattattattttgctatTATTTTGCCATTGAGTATATTTCATTAACTTGTCCTGTCACTGATGTACTTGTAGATGTCAGTGGTTTGAGCCAAGataaagttgtcttttttttgcctggaatttagttttaaaaaatgagactTATCTTGAATTACTACATTAAAGTAAACTGCAGTTAACAAACCATTAAAGGCAAGAAGCAAACTGATGAGGCCAGGTGACCATCATTGTGTcctaatttccttttttacaaaTGTGCTGATCACAGAACAGAACGTGCAGATAAGAAGAGGCAGACGTGTTAAATGGACATTTGAGCGCTGAAGCGATTAAAATAAAGATACCAGAGAGAATCCATATTTAATGCACTATATTATTGACAGTGTTACAAGGTGAATAACACGCTTTGACCACAAGAGGGAGCTCACTGATCGTGCTCCTGCCTGGATCTCTCAGAAGGACAAAGTTCGGTTTGCCTCTCTTGATAAAAGAGCATCTGTCATGTCAGCAGTTTCATCTTCTGCCTGTGTGATCTTCAGGCCTCACAAATGACCACAATTGCCAATATGGCTGTGGCCAATGGTAcataaagttatatttaaagGGTTGAATTAAGGTATATGCAGGTCTGGTCAGAGGACTTGTTCTTGAAATCTTAATTTTCTAAGAGGACCATTTAAATTTGAAACATCTTAAACACTGAATGAGTTTTTCAGCGTGTATTGAGGTGCTTTAATTTTCAAGCAGCTTTTTCTACAATATAAATCTCATCAAATCTTATCACCTGGTCA
Proteins encoded in this window:
- the fhip1aa gene encoding FHF complex subunit HOOK interacting protein 1A — protein: MMASMVANGNRDDGQSLVLKGVDPETCMIVFKNHWAQVVKILEKHDPLRSSSTLPSLGVINLSAGSSPRFGPIPGDEASAVQNYVEHMLFLLMEEESGQAGAMGPILEFVVMENVMERLFVWSLRREFTDDMKLEQLKMYEMLVGQAHQPLLHHKPILRPLMMLLSSCSGTATPQVEAELVLLLNQLCCVLAKDPSILELFFHTSEDQGATNFLIFSLLIPFIHREGTVGQQARDALLLIMSLSAENERVAKHVAENTYFCPVLATGLSGLYSSLPTKLEIPNEEWHCLHREDWLQMPSLVQFLNSLEFCNAVIQVAHPDIRDQLVSYIYNGFLVPVLAPALHKLTVEEVMTTTAYLDLFLRTASEPALLQTFLSFILLHRHESVHILDTLVSRINTPFQLGTVSLALFRTLISLYCEDVMLQLVLRYLIPCNHMMLSQRRVVGERDCYSVSAAKILALTPSCCSPDHSPPPLRQLDSILFCKGGETPNNTSTTEENESFLEEDDGSGNSCTIGSEIYLDVSYLHYLYDARQSISSCLRACQVWSAPYDGEDPPPEKYQPGVLEEPLLKIRQTQIAFKRVPQLAAPRPRTSTPPNTEPPSVTQLELEWDDSYDACPVQTAEAPAESKPPQEPPAEPPKHIQEMRKTAIMLVKGSYIEESEFQDDVMVYDLVAKKDAKDVERVKLKSKRSESEENQLGSAEVPLKNGLSVTLPTSVMADKNSVDSKVIGQTDCNTQLQITTAAAAGDDLLAQYEELIRALDTQAGGKQVKPDGELKKPVTPAEEEEEEMDFTSFSAETPEPEKMQSPFGVKFSSGSAGRSQSVPFTGPFVSVLLSRLENMLSNSLHVNLLLTGILAQLAAYPQPLLRSFLINTNLVFQPTVRSLYQVLATVKNQIEELAATRKDFPQLITAAQHWLLARETLFTAADKSSGRSSTHGEAVSLLKNSPPPKPKAISLDRTEVFATVLFTEFLKELAAIAQEHSILSYIPMEE